CATCCCCAATGCGTCCTGAGGACTCCCCTAGCAGATTCACGCTTCTCACAACTTTTCTCTGCTCATTGAGTACACGACATTAACCCACTCACCGGAAAATCCTGAAGATCTCATCAATTTCTGAATCACCGGGGAAAAGAGGTTGACGCATTGCCATTTCCGCAAAGATACATCCCACCGACCACATATCGATAGCTGTAGAGTAATGTCTCGAACCGAGCAGAACTTCTGGGGCTCTGTACCAGAGGGTGACGACCTGTAGCACAACGATAAGTGCATCAGCGATGCAGTTCCGCATTATTACATAGCCAGCAGGTCTACTCGTCGGATAATCGAGGTGAACAATAACTCACCTCATGAGTATAAGTCCTCAAAGGAATACCGAAAGCTCTCGCTAAACCGAAATCAGCGATTTTcaaattaccttctttgttGATCAACAGATTTTGAGGTTTCAAATCTCTGTGAAGGATTCGATGGGCATGACAATAGTAAAGACCTTTGACCAGTTGATATGTGAATTTCTATGACACGCGAATATTTTTATCAGCACAGTCGACCGACACGGACCATTCATGCGACGAGATGCTTTCCGAgacagaaaggaaaaggggaaaaTCACACACCTTCACCATGTTGGAGCCAAgaccatctttatcaccaaTAGTATCCATATATTTCTTCAAGTCCATATCGAGAAATTCAAAGACCAAGTAGAGTTTAGAATCTGAGTGAACGATATCGAGTAGTCTAGGTTAAGGTATGTTGTCAATTCTCACTGTTCGCATCCTGATCTCCCATGAAGGCTATGGTTTGACGAGGCAAGATCATATTTTGCCTAGCCACAAAGACTGCACGACGGCATAAAAGGGATGAAAGCGGGAAAACAGagatgaactcacttgacaatgttatcatctttacttaACTCCTTCAATAAACTGATCTCCCTGATAGACGTAGAAGgaacaccttcatcttccgctTCAAGACGAATCTTCTTCAACGCTACGAAATTACCTGTAGACAAGTCTCGCGCCTTGTACACCACACCATATGTACCTGGATCAATTATCGAGTCAGCATGTTCCTACCCCTTACGATGTTAAGCATATCATATCATGGAAGGCTGTCGTGAGTGATAGTGATTATGTAAAGCGAGATCCCAAGCGCTTGAAACCTGAACGTCCCTGCCATTGGAGCAGCAATTGAAATTGATTatattcaactcaccttctccgATCTTTTCAAGCTTTGTGTAGTTTTCTAAAGACATGTTGAAGTCTTCTGGTATCAAACGATTTTCACTCTTACAAAGGTTGAGATTCTGTTGTTGCTTATCGAGCGAGGTTGGATGTTCCAGTTGGAGAAGTGAGTGAGTTTGATCGGATAATGCGTCAATCACTGAGGAGGGAACCTAGAGCTGTCGCGTATGTGTTCGGAAAATGATTGTCTATTCCTGATGGATTCCGCGCGAAGATGATCGAGGGAAGACAAGTATGATGAATGTGCAATGATATACTGGGTCTCGATCAATGACTCAATGTACTGAATGAGAACGTAAGGGATATATATAAGTGTGTTTGAAGAAGGCTTAACAAAAAGTAAATCATCCAACCTGCACTGCTGCTGCCAAAAAACACAAAAACGccagagaaagagatgggaCGCGTTCAGTATAGCACATATACCCCGCATTCACACCACGTGGATCACAGTCGGCATGGACGCGGGGTAACGATGAAAGCAACATATGTGTGCATAAACAgatatcttcatccttctttttcctcctcGGCATCCTTCCTCATATCGATACCACGACACCACGACAGATGCGATGTCAGTCTCATACTCCTGCTCACATCTGGCTACTCCTTATGccccacttccaccttcctatccatcttcgtcaacCGCATATCACCCGTTGAACAAATTATACTTCTGCGAAGAGTGTGATGCTACAAGGTGTGATCTGTGCGTCGGAGTCGAAATAGCAAGTTACTTCTGCCCGAATTGTCTTTTCGACGTTCCAAGTGCG
This genomic stretch from Kwoniella shivajii chromosome 3, complete sequence harbors:
- a CDS encoding cyclin-dependent kinase 1 → MSLENYTKLEKIGEGTYGVVYKARDLSTGNFVALKKIRLEAEDEGVPSTSIREISLLKELSKDDNIVKLLDIVHSDSKLYLVFEFLDMDLKKYMDTIGDKDGLGSNMVKKFTYQLVKGLYYCHAHRILHRDLKPQNLLINKEGNLKIADFGLARAFGIPLRTYTHEVVTLWYRAPEVLLGSRHYSTAIDMWSVGCIFAEMAMRQPLFPGDSEIDEIFRIFRVLGTPDEEVWPGVKSLPDYKPTFPQWNPVDLKSSVKGLDENGLDLLAQTLIYDPAHRISAKRALQHPYFTSTYPA